A genome region from Urocitellus parryii isolate mUroPar1 chromosome X, mUroPar1.hap1, whole genome shotgun sequence includes the following:
- the LOC113199310 gene encoding melanoma-associated antigen B4-like, which yields MPRGQKSKLRSRAKRQQARDETQGLRGAQATAEEEVGSPCSSPLDEGALPSSPDAGISQVSQRAPPSSSLGAGDSCKSSEAGAQERMPGSSQAAASPESSRRDPLTRKASLLVQYLLEKYKTKEPITQADMLKVVNKKYKEYFPEILRRTCERVELVFGLELKEVDTNSHSYVLISKLGLSSEGSLSGSRGLPKTGLLMTLLGVIFMKGNRATEAEIWEFLNVLGIYAGRRHLIFGEPRKLITKDLVQEKYLEYRQVPGSDPPSFEFLWGPRAHAETSKMKVLEVLAKINDTNPNAFPNLYEEALRDEEEKAVGRVGAPTRPRAASKVLPHRPSHI from the coding sequence ATGCCTAGGGGTCAGAAGAGTAAGCTGCGTTCCCGAGCCAAGCGCCAGCAGGCCCGCGAtgagacccagggcctcaggggTGCTCAGGCCactgcagaggaggaagtggggtctccctgctcctctcctcttgATGAGGGTGCACTTCCAAGCTCCCCTGATGCTGGCATTAGCCAGGTGTCTCAGAGAGCCCCACCCTCTAGCTCTCTTGGTGCAGGTGATTCCTGCAAAAGCTCTGAAGCAGGTGCCCAGGAGAGAATGCCAGGCAGCTCCCAGGCAGCAGCCTCTCCTGAGAGCTCACGCAGAGATCCTCTCACCAGGAAGGCCAGTCTGTTGGTGCAGTACTTGCTGGAGAAGTATAAAACAAAAGAGCCCATTACACAGGCAGATATGCTGAAGGTGGTCAACAAGAAGTACAAGGAATACTTCCCTGAGATCCTCAGGAGAACCTGCGAGCGTGTGGAGCTGGTCTTTGGCCTAGAGTTGAAGGAAGTGGATACCAACAGTCACTCCTACGTCCTTATCAGCAAGCTGGGGCTCTCCAGTGAAGGAAGTCTGAGTGGCAGTAGGGGCTTGCCCAAGACCGGTCTCCTGATGACCCTCCTGGGTGTGATCTTCATGAAGGGCAACCGTGCCACTGAGGCAGAGATCTGGGAATTCCTGAATGTGTTGGGGATCTATGCTGGGAGGAGGCACTTGATCTTTGGGGAGCCCCGGAAGCTCATCACCAAAGATTTAGTGCAGGAAAAGTACCTGGAGTACCGCCAGGTGCCTGGTAGTGACCCTCCCAGCTTTGAATTCCTGTGGGGTCCCAGAGCCCATGCAGAAACCAGCAAAATGAAGGTCCTGGAGGTTTTGGCCAAGATTAATGATACCAACCCTAATGCCTTCCCTAATCTGTATGAGGAGGCTTTgagagatgaggaggagaaaGCTGTGGGTAGAGTGGGTGCACCTACCAGGCCTAGGGCTGCTTCCAAGGTCCTGCCCCACAGACCCTCTCACATCTAG
- the Mageb18 gene encoding melanoma-associated antigen B18, whose product MPRGQKSKLRAQAKRRKARSENQGLGTAQATETQGEESTPSSYTFFESRPQNISNAGIPGTPMLPQGTPSTTNITKADDSNMDSDEDVQSQDEGSSDSCQVSEGWRKDPLNKKVVLLVQFLIDKYQKKELITKADMLKNVIKKYKYHFNEILRRASEHMELAFGVDLKEVDPIRHYYALVSKLDYTLDGTMGDDENMPKMGLLMIVLGVIFMKGNCASEEEIWKVLNMMGVYADRKHFIYGEPRKVITEDLVQLKYLESQQVPNSDPPCYEFMWGPRAHAETSKMKILEFLARIHDTTPNAFPSWYEEALKDEEERAQARVAARARNTAMASSHSRAREMASSFSHAK is encoded by the coding sequence ATGCCTCGAGGTCAGAAGAGTAAGCTCCGAGCCCAAGCAAAACGCCGCAAGGCCCGTAGCGAGAACCAGGGTCTAGGGACTGCTCAGGCCACTGAAACACAGGGAGAAGAGTCCACACCCTCTTCCTATACTTTCTTTGAGAGTAGacctcaaaatatttcaaatgctggCATACCTGGAACTCCTATGTTGCCTCAGGGAACCCCATCCACCACCAATATCACTAAGGCAGATGATTCAAACATGGATTCAGATGAAGATGTCCAAAGCCAAGATGAGGGAAGTTCAGATTCCTGTCAGGTTAGTGAGGGCTGGCGCAAAGACCCTTTAAACAAGAAAGTGGTTTTACTGGTGCAGTTCCTAATAGACAAATATCAAAAGAAAGAGCTGATTACAAAGGCAGACATGTTGAAGAATGTTATCAAAAAGTACAAGTATCACTTCAATGAGATCCTCAGGAGAGCCTCTGAGCACATGGAGCTGGCCTTTGGTGTTGACTTGAAGGAAGTTGATCCTATCAGGCACTACTATGCTCTTGTTAGCAAACTAGACTACACCCTTGATGGAACAATGGGTGATGACGAGAACATGCCAAAAATGGGTCTCCTAATGATTGTACTGGGTGTGATCTTCATGAAAGGCAACTGTGCCTCTGAAGAGGAGATCTGGAAGGTGCTGAATATGATGGGTGTATATGCTGATAGGAAGCACTTCATCTATGGGGAACCCAGGAAGGTCATCACTGAAGATTTGGTGCAGCTAAAGTATCTGGAGTCCCAGCAGGTCCCCAACAGTGACCCTCCATGTTATGAATTCATGTGGGGACCAAGAGCCCATGCTGAAACCAGCAAGATGAAAATCCTAGAGTTTTTGGCCAGAATCCATGACACTACCCCCAATGCCTTCCCATCCTGGTATGAAGAAGCTTTGAAAGATGAGGAAGAGAGAGCTCAAGCCAGAGTTGCAGCAAGGGCTCGCAATACTGCTATGGCCAGTTCACATTCCAGGGCCAGGGAAATGGCCAGCAGCTTCTCCCATGCTAAATGA